The DNA segment ATAAAGGTACCTAAATCTATTTATTAAGTTCCTGTTCATCGTACATGAAGAGCAGTCAATTATCAAGCTATTTGTTATTAGTCTCAAGGTCAACAGGCAGTTTAAACGTAAAGGTAGTACCTTCATTTACTTTACTATGGACATGTATGGAACCCCTATGTGCTTCTACAATATTATTAGCTATCGCAAGCCCTAGACCTGTTCCCTTTTTACTTGTCTCTCTTTTCCTAGATTTATCTGCTTTATAAAATCTCTCAAAAACAAATGGAAGATCTTCCTCTGGAATTCCCGGGCCTGAATCAATGACTTCAAACACCCATTCAGTAGCTGTTCGTTTAATATTTACATCGACTACTCCTTGCTCTTCAGAATGACGGATCGCATTATCGATTAAGTTCGTTAAGACTTGTTCAATACGATCAGCATCTACATTCATCGTCTCGAAGTTATCGCCAAAATGAAGGTGTAACTCAACACCCCGCTCACTTGCTAATCCTTGGAATTTACGAATAATCTTATCTAAGAGCGGCTTTACTTCAACCGAGTCAATATATAAAGTAATATGACCCGCTTCCATTCTTGCCAGGTCAAGTAGTTCATTTACTAGCCTGCCAATACGCAGTGATTCATCATGTATGATTTTCGCCAGTTCATTTTTATCTTCTTTTGATTCTGCGATATCATCTACAATGGCTTCACTGTATCCTTGCAACATGGAGATTGGTGTTCGAAGTTCGTGTGAAACGTTAGCGATAAAGTCTTTCCTTAACTTATCTAACCTTCGTTCTTCCGTCATGTCACGAAGCACGGCGACTGCCCCCCTAATATAGGTTCGATCATAAAGTGGGGTCATGAGCATAACCCATGTACGGCCTTGAACTGTGATTTCGGTCATAACTTCCTGCTCACTTTCGATGACTTCATCAAACTGTTTTTTTAATGGCTGGGGAACTTGCCGTCTTTCTTCAGATGCTTGAACAGAGTGATTTTCATATCTCCATGATTGATAAAATTGGTCCGCAGGTGGATTTGAGACTAAAATTTCTCCCTTGCGATTGATCGTTAAAACTCCATCAGCCATAGATCGTAAAATTCCGGAAAGCTGCTCTTTTTCCTGATTTACGGCATTAATGTGGAACTTAAGCTCTCGTCCCATACGATTGAATGCCATCGCTAATTCACCAATTTCGTCATGTGTTAAAATTGGAATCTTTGTATTAAATTCTCCTTTAGCAAGTTCAAGTGCCCCTTCTCTCATTTTTATCAAGGGAGCGGTGATACGTGTAGATAGGAAGAAGGCAAAGATTGTTGTCAAGATAATGGCAATTCCCGCCCCTAAGAAAATTATTTTTGTCGTTTGATTTGAAGTCTTTTGAAT comes from the Halobacillus shinanisalinarum genome and includes:
- a CDS encoding ATP-binding protein; the encoded protein is MFWRSVVGKLWFTILLLVCFVLVILTFLLLKFFENYHVLEAERDLLQTASKVSEVVEEYEDRDLILSMTNLIKDPASQILVAYDSSDFLTSSSDSNKLPTIGYNWFMNDNELSSVIENGEDVMKVAGFNQSELEVMVVGTPLANERGAVFVYQSLDTIQKTSNQTTKIIFLGAGIAIILTTIFAFFLSTRITAPLIKMREGALELAKGEFNTKIPILTHDEIGELAMAFNRMGRELKFHINAVNQEKEQLSGILRSMADGVLTINRKGEILVSNPPADQFYQSWRYENHSVQASEERRQVPQPLKKQFDEVIESEQEVMTEITVQGRTWVMLMTPLYDRTYIRGAVAVLRDMTEERRLDKLRKDFIANVSHELRTPISMLQGYSEAIVDDIAESKEDKNELAKIIHDESLRIGRLVNELLDLARMEAGHITLYIDSVEVKPLLDKIIRKFQGLASERGVELHLHFGDNFETMNVDADRIEQVLTNLIDNAIRHSEEQGVVDVNIKRTATEWVFEVIDSGPGIPEEDLPFVFERFYKADKSRKRETSKKGTGLGLAIANNIVEAHRGSIHVHSKVNEGTTFTFKLPVDLETNNK